Part of the Salvelinus fontinalis isolate EN_2023a chromosome 1, ASM2944872v1, whole genome shotgun sequence genome is shown below.
ccatacttaggtagcctattcccacctgtgttttgtgggtagttgttttctgtctttgtgtctgtaccagacaggactctttcatttcattctctttgttattttgtttagtgttctgattTTAATAAatgaacatgaacacttaccacgctgcgctttggtccgatgattcctcatcttcagacgacgaacgttacatCAGGAGGATAAAAATAACACATGAAGGTCTAGTAAAGAGTTTTGGGTTGTTCTTTTTAATAGGACAACTAGAGCAGTAGCGTTGTAATAATTCTAGCTTTGGACATGTCGTGAGGTGGGTTAAACCCTCCCTCTCCCATTACAATAGGTAGGCCTACAAAACTGATAGACTGTTAGGCTAATATAAATGTATGTTATATTACAAAATGTAATAAAAGGTGTGGGAACAAATGACAtgctatattttttattttataggaCATCCATATCTGATGTCTTCAGCTATGGTTTAGTGATTGCCAATGCAATATGATACATGTCAGACATGTAACAAAAATAAGCTGATAAAACAATGGGAACACCTTGCGTTGGAAAGCTGTACTGAAGAAACCAGTGTTGAATAAGGGAAATATCATTGAAAGTGATAAATATGAGAATAGGACATATCCCCACTGAAACATGACATGTTCAAACCTATATAAATTGATAGACATAAAGCATATTACACAAAGCAACAAGCAGATACTTAGAAGTAATTTATCACTACCCTGCTAATGGTGCTGACTGCTTttccattttgttgttttactttGAAACACACTGGAGCAATGAGCATATGGATGAGTACATTATGTAAAAACTATGAACATCAGCTTCCCTGTATCTTCATGTTCGAATGTGAGCTTTCCTCACCATGCACCCAGCCAGCAGATTAATCGCCATGATTAATATGGCTATGTGGAGTGTTTTAATCATTAGCTAATGTTTTTTCCTTGAGCATTTTGCATAATGGATTACTAGAAAGCACTTCACTATGCATAATTAATGCAACCTCAAAAGCAGGAATAATGTATGCTCTATTGAACTCCTTTATTCATCTTCCTTAGTAATTAACTCTAAGCCGTTTTCCTAAATTCTCTAATGCATAGCATAATTTATTTGCAGATCGGGTGTTATTGCCATGTAATCGTTCACATTTTTGTGTAGTTGTTTAGAAGACAAATAATTATTCATAAGGCCGACCTGGGCAACAAAAAAAGCTAGTTTAGCTTTGAAAAACATATTGTATCACAGTACCTCTCATCTTTCGAAATATCTAATTTAAAGGTactgtgtcttcactgacattttcaacctctacctgtccgagtctgtaataccaacatgttttaactaaataaataaataacaaacatGGATTATATTCAATGTCATCAGTTCACTGGAGAACAGAATATAATTTGAAAGTAAAACACAAATTGAGCTTTATAGATCTGATATTGCTGTTTACAATTCGGAAATTAGTTAAGTGATGGTTGGTGTCTTTTGAATTCAAGTTCATTGGACTGGTTGATCCTCTTGTGTTCCTCTGTTTTGCCATTTGCAGGAGACTCCTAGGTTTAACTGGTGTGGTGGTCTGTGCTGGTGGTGTTAGGGCAGTGCCACACACATCCATGGTGTTTGGGGAGAGACTTAAACCTTGACTCAGTTCTGCTCAGTCTCAGAGCCATAGAGCAAAAGCCACATTCACATACACGTTCATACACATGACACATGTGAGTGTAGTTGCTTGTGTACAGAGATGGGACCAAGTCTCAACCTTCGAGTCTTCAATCAAGTCCCAAGAAATAACAGGCAAGTCTCAAGTAAAGTGCACAGCTCAGGTCGAGTCAAGTCACAAGTCCCTAATTTGGGATTTTGTGTCCTCAAGTCAATGGTTACGTGTTTATTGTCAATTTCGATGCACTTTTTTATTTCCTGTTTTTCTTATACTACTAGTACACTACATAATAAACTTGAGTCAAAGATCATGttagaaatgtattttttttaaattcctaTTACTGACAGAAAGGCCATACAAATGGTTCCAATGACAAGACTTTAAGGCTCTTAGGTTTTcaactgtaacggtagtcctcctcctcttcaaccgaaaaggaggagtagtgatggaaccaaggcgcagcgggttgtaaacacataatttatttaaagacaaggcgaaaaaacacgaacttcactataactaacaaaacaacaaacggagtagacagacctggatgaCGAACTTACAttgaacacgaagaacgcacgaacagggaaaatagactacacaaaatgacgatgtacaaaaacaaaccgaacagtcccgtatggtgcgacaaacactgacacaggagacaaccacccaccacgaacactgtgaaacaacctacctaaatatgactctcaattagaggaacgccaaacacctgcctctaattaagagccataccaggcaaccctaaaccaacatagaaacagacaacatagaatgcccacccaaactcacgtcctgaccaactaacacatacaaaaaactaacagaaataggtcaggaacgtgacatcaacACAGCTTAcacctactgtagacacaaaatGTAAACCAGGAAAATCCCAAAAGTTGTTTTATTTTTTCATAACTATACAAGAAAAAACAAGTGCAAACTTCAGAGCAGCCATTGTACGTTCTCAAGACTTCACTGCTCCATTATCATCAtttatttcctctctctcttacaATGCATTGCATTAGCAAAAGATCAAATTGGCCAAGGGTCTATCACTCATTTGGGTGCATACCGCAGTATGATTCTCCCTGAACACACGATCCACAGGAGCACTTAATGCAGACACTGCCAAGAACCTCATTGCCTCTCAGAACAGTGAAGGAATAGTGTTTCTGTTCATAGCCCAGAACAACTTCGCAAATGTTAAGTTCGTGGCTGAACTGAGATGCTGGAGTGCCACACACTTCTCTCTTTTGTCTTTTGCGATATGCTACAAACCAGTGGCGGTCAATGCCGTTTATGATGAGGGAGGACATTTTTTTTTTCGTGAACATGGTCTTATTTCTATTACGGCATGTTTGGATGACTgttattcatattccattcacctagttcaatgtaacatcaatcggtttaggctactacatgataccatgacgttgctacaacctagcctatgaatgaatgtTTACAACGTACACATTCAAGGTACACACAGGTCGAAGGGAAATTTTGAGATGACagtcagtgacacatggacagacagtgacacatgcaaTACTGCCTTGGACACTCctgcctgcatctagcttatcTAGGGTGTAATTATTAGTCCAACaattgcaaacaagagtttcttttGGACAAATTCTGGTATTTTGTATCCCCATTTCATTTACTTCAGtttaaacagaccaccatagtgcctgtgcccaataacactaaggtaacctaaatgactaccgacccgtagcactcacgtctgtaaccatgaagtgctttgaaaggctggtcatggctcacatcaacaccattatcccagaaaccctagacccactccaatttgcataccgcccccaacagatccacagatgatgcaatctctattgcactccacactgccctttcccacctggaccatAGGAACACCTTTtttaagaatgctattcattgtctacagctcagcattcaactccatagggccctcaaagctcatcaataagctaaggaccctgggactaaacacctccctctgcacctggatcctggacttcctgactggctgccaccaggtggtaagggtaggtaacaacacttccgccacgctgatcctcaacacaggggcccctcaggggtgcgtgctcagccccctcctgtattccctgttcacccatgactgcgtggtcaaacatgactccaacaccatcattaagtttgctgatgacagaacagtggtaggcctgatcaccgataacgatgagacggcctatagggaggaggtcagagatctggcaatgtgatgccaggacaacaacctctccctcaatgtgagcaagacaaaggagctaatcgtggactacatgaaaaggcggaccgaacaggcccccattaacattgacagagctgtagtggaacgggtcgagagcttcaagttccttggtgtccaatttaccaacaaactatcatggtccaaacataccaagacagtcatgaagagggcacgacaaaaccttttcccccccaggagactgaaaagatttgacatgggtccccagatcctcaaaaggttctacagctgcaccatcaaaagtatcctgaccggttgcatcaccgcctggtatggctactgctcggcatctgaccgtaaggtgctataGAGgctagtgcgaacagcccagtacatgaCTGGGGTCAaggttcctgccatccaggacctatataataggcggtgtcagaggaatgcccatAAAATtgccagagactccagtcacccaagttatagactgttttctctgctactgcacggaaagtggtaccagagcgccaagtctaggaccaaaagactcctcaacagcttctacccccaagccattagactgctgagaaattcataaaaatcgccaccgAACAGATCACCCCCTCTTCTtgtttttgtacactgctgctactcgccgtttgcttgttacctatgcatagccactacatgtacagattacgtcaactagcctgtacccccgcacactgactcggtaccggtgcccctgtatatagcctagttattgttgttcttattgtgttactttttattattactttttattttagcctacctggtaaatattttcttcttcttgaactgcactgttggttaagggcttgtaagtaagcatttcacggtaaagtctacactacAATTCagtgcatgtggcaaataaagtttgatttgattgaacAACAGGGACACCGGCTCTTGCTATATgcaatccttgggacgtcccaacTCTGACGTTTTCAAGGGGCCAGAGGGTTATTGTTAAAGTAAAGGTAGGCATTAATAGGGTAGGGAAGCCCCAATGTTACCATATAGCAATAACCCAGGCACAACTCCACTATAAcgttttttttctcaaagttgccgcgATGTCAGTAAAATCGTAACAACTTAACCATTATGGAACttatattcgatcaaataagaCTCACGTAGCACATAAGACATTGcatttttgttgaccaaattcgaccttctaattgacctccatacaaaaccTCCGCTTGGTGGAAAAAAAGCCACCTTGCTGGAGAAGACATATTTAAGTTTCCATCTCGCTTCGCCCCTTCCTCTCTGTTTAAACTTTAAAACCATCATATCCTGCTTCGAATTGTCCTCCTCCGGATTGGCTCTTTTGAAAGACATCCAGCGACGTGATTGCTTGGTTTTGAAAGCTAGCAGTCCCGCGGCCAATTCGAAAAGAGTGCACCCAGCAGTAGTACTCTAGCTAGCTGACTGTAATAGAGCCACACTCATTTTCCATTCAACAGTCGCGTTACACAACGACATGGCACGACCGGTATAAAAGTTTTACATTTTTAGCAACATGTATTCTTTGTTTGTTTGATCGATTGTATTGTAGCAGTTGTCATGAAATTGAAAATGTAACTAGCTAGCATAGCTAGCTATCACATGCACAGTTTTTGAAaacgaggatattggaaattattACTAACAAGACGTCACATTAAATGTCACAAAGTAATGTTATACTTGTTTTGTTATCGACTAATGATACTAATATAATGTTCAGTGTTGGCTGGCTACCTAAGTTAGGTAGGTAACGTTAGGCAAGTATTTAGATAACGTTAGTTGACTATCTATTTTCTTAACGCAGACGTCGTGCTTTTTTCCCCTAACACTTGTTAGATTACGCGAGGTTTCTTAACTAACTCTAGCTACTGTAGTTACCTCCAACAAACACAAACTAAGTTGGCTATTTTGACCTATCGTTCATTTTAAATTGCATAAATGGCTTTCGTAACCTagactgttttttttttcttcagggAACGATGGAGGATTACGTGAAAATAGAGAAAATCGGAGAGGGTATGTTATTTCCTCAACCTTGATTTGTTCCCCCCCAAAACTTGCTATCTATCTAGACTAATATGTATATAATTTTGAACTTGCTATATCTAGCTTGCTAGATTTGTGTGCATGTCATTAGATTttcttctttgtattttcttccaaCCTGTTAATCAAATCTAATTTCACTTGTCACATACTTcgtaaactaacagtgaaatgcttatttattggcctctcccaacaatgcagagataaaAAATAATAGAACGATAATAATGGGTAACGATAACtttctatatacacggggtaccagtaccaagtagATGTGCAGGGATACAAGGTAATTGACGTAGATATGTACACATAGGTAGGGGTAAGTGATTAGGCAACAGGATAGctaacagcagcatatgtgatgagtcaagagtcagtacaaaggggggggggggggggggggtagtctgTGTAGATATTTCTGTTCACTATTTACCAGTCTTATTTCTTGGGAGTAGACACttgtggtgcagcggtctaagacactgcatcttagtgcaagaGGTTTCACTACactccctggtttgaatccaggctgtatcacatccggccctgattgggagtctcatagggcggcgcacaattggcccagcatcgtctggggtaggctgtcattgtgaatacgaattcgttcttaactgacttgcctagttaaataaaggtaaaaaaatttaaaaacttaaggatcctgttggttccagactcggTGCAGCGGTACCACTTGGCGCTCTACATTATTCATCAAGTTAGCTACACAACATAGTAAAGCATGAGTATTCTTGTGATTTCCAGGTACCTATGGGGTTGTGTACAAAGGCAGACACAAGTCGACAGGCCAGATAGTGGCCATGAAGAAGATCCGActggagagtgaggaggagggagtgCCAAGCACAGCTGTTAGAGAGATCTCTCTGCTCAAAGAGCTAGCGCACCCTAATGTTGTACGGTatgtagtgtgtttgtgtctgtggggTTCCTAAAGAGTTTACAGTAGCCAGGCAGCAAGAAAGTAGATGTGATGTCTTATCAGTTCAAAGCTCAGACACACCATCATTCCAAATAGGTTCTGAGCAGGTTTTGCTATCGCCATATCATATTAGCTGTCTAGTGTCTACATAAACAAATAACATGTATTTTGTCTCCAAACAGCCTTCTAGATGTGCTGATGCAGGAGTCCAGACTGTACCTCATCTTTGAGTTCCTTTCCATGGACCTGAAGAAATACCTAGACTCTATCCCCTCGGGCCAGTACATGGACCCCATGCTTGTGAAGGTATTGACCCCACTGAGGGCGGGGCAGTCATGATGCACATAACtttgtttgtatttatttttttcactttctGCTCTTAGTATACCAACTTAGTGTTTTTAGTCCAAGTTGTATTGGACTGTAAACGGTGTTTCTTGCCAGTAGGTGAATTTTAACCCTCTGCTACTATCTCCCCCATCCAGAGCTATCTATACCAGATCTTGGAGGGCATCCTGTTCTGCCACTGTAGAAGGGTCCTCCACAGAGACCTGAAGCCCCAGAACCTGCTGATTGACAACAAGGGAGTGATCAAGCTGGCAGACTTTGGGTTGGCCAGGGCCTTCGGTGTGCCAGTCCGGGTATATACCCACGAGGTAAGCCAGAACACCACATAGTTCATTTCCAAAGAGCATTAGCAGATACACATGTAAAGGAAGGCTatgataaggtgtgtgtgtgtgtgcgtacattttAATGGCATCATTAACTGTGTCTTTGTGTCCAGGTTGTGACACTGTGGTACAGGGCTCCTGAGGTTCTGCTGGGTGCCGCACGGTACTCCACCCCTGTGGATGTCTGGAGTATCGGGACCATCTTTGCGGAGTTGGCCACAAAGAAACCACTTTTCCATGGAGACTCAGAGATTGACCAGCTCTTCAGGATCTTcaggtatacactgagtgtacaaaacatttggaaCACCTTTCTAATGTTGAGTTACaccaggtgacatcaataagggatcatagctttcacctggattcacctggtcagtctgtcatggaaagagcaggtgttactaatgttttgtacactcagcatATTTGCATGTGAATATACACATCTGTAATATAACAAATCCTACTGCTACCAACATCTAGGTTGGTTAATCAATAAATGCGAATATTAGTTTTGTTGTTGTAGACAATGTAGCTATTTGATGCTAGATTAGGACATTTGATTGAGCTGTGGTGGGCAATGGGCCATCCAGAATTGACAAGTTGAGTGATTAACAGTCAACACTGAGATAATTGCTCCATGATGGGCATACTGTATGATATTTTATGATCTCCTTGAATTAAGTATTTATCAAGCATGGTTTCTTTCTTTTCCAGGGCCCTTGGTACTCCCAACAATGACATCTGGCCAGAGGTAGAATCTCTGCCTGACTACAAGAACACGTTCCCCAAGTGGAAGTCAGGGAATCTGTCCTCCATGGTGAAAAACCTAGATAAGAATGGCATTGATCTGCTCGCTGTAAGACAGTTTCCCTCTTCTCCTCATATTTATTCAGATTGATTATGAAACATTGTTACTGTAGAAGCGCGGTGCACACCTGTCTTTTTCAAGGGGCTGGTTGTGTTTTGGATAGTATTAGTGATATTGAAGTGACCTAATGTTCTGTCAGCACTGCAGTAGTCTTTAGGATACAAATGAAAGTGACCATGTCCCACCTTCTGTAGAATGTGTCGCTTCATAACTTCCTATCGTCCTCATTTGTAGAAAACGCTGATCTATGACCCACCCAAGAGGATCTCTGCTAGACAGGCTATGAGCCATCCATACTTTGACGACCTGGACAAAACCACTCTACCTGCCAGCACGGTCACGATGTAAATGTCACATGGCTCTACTCAAAGGACCTGAAAAAGAGTACAATTATGGATGTGTATTGAATTTGTTCGTTTGATTTATTTTTTGTATCTTTGTCCTTTCTTTGTTTGTCCTTTTTCTATCTAATATGAATAACTATTCTGTAAATAACTtttatgtaaaaaaacaaaaagttTGGATCTAAAGTGACAGTATATTTTCAATAAAGTGCACTTTTGCAGAACTGATCTTTctaaattgttttgttttttatcaggCAATAATAACTGTTAATCTGTCACTTTGTTTCTGCATTCCTGCCTTCAGTTTGATGCTTTcaagtgtatatttctgtttttagcaAGTCATACCTTATCAGGGTTTaacacagggatcatcaactatatTCAGCTGCGGGCCAGTTTTTTCTGATGGCGGGGagctggaacataattacaaataattggtAGACTGCAAGGCTGATTTCAGTGACAATTTTGCTGTTTAAACAAGTTTTGTTTTGCTAATAAAATTTAAACATTACTTCAAACTACTTTTGGGTACCTTGTTAACATTACAACATGAAATCCATGTCTTAAAcgttgctacatctcagaaatGGCAAAGAGAACCTGTAATCTGCTTGACACATTAATGTTACTTACCTTACAGATCAAAGTCAGCTAATTTCCACTCCATCTCTTGGCAAATCTGTTTGATTCATACACTGGCTTGTCTGCCTGTCATGTTTTTATTTGAACCTTTTCTACATTGAAATATCATTTTAGTAgtctgattttttttttctcatataGCTCATTGTGGTTGAATATATGTATTATAGGTTCTAGGAtacaatgaataatgtggaacaaATAAATACCATCAAAGGATAACTTACAATAATGAACACCTTGTGAAACATGTGAAAACCAAACAGGCAATAATTGAGATTTTAACACAAACTTGATATTTTTTGGTACAGTTGTCATTTATtttcagattatttttttttgtaCACTCACATGGCAATAATAGACTAAAATACTGAATTCTGGTGTGTGGAATATTGAGGTGGTTGGGAGGTTCTGCCTGTCATTTgttctcaacaggcagccagtctcggAAGGGGGACTTGAAGTAGGATCCTGCAAGGTCCAGGCACTGCTGCTTTCTTTGATCTGAGTGTTTGCAGTGCTAGTGTTTATAGTTAATCTGTGTATCTCACATATGTGCCCAGTGTGATAGAGCAAGAAAGCTTTCTTAGCAGAtaatgacaacatgacaataacagtaGCTGCAGgtgatgtaatgaaaagttggagGGTTGTTgataatggaggacatcaggtggatccacatctgggtgttgggcagaacccctaggtcctggagaacgaGCAGAGTTTTaaagggaacagggtaggagacggAGACGTAAACAAGCAAACACAAAGGTTATACTTTAATGTGAGAAAATTTGATGGATTCGTGCAGAGTTATAAATGGGAGATATGTACTTTTCAACACTTTTGGAAGGTATAGCCTAATGCAAGCTGGTCCCCCTCCGACTCAGAGCACAGAGAATCAGACCGATCGGAACTCAGTGGTTCTGGTGGATGGGATTATTCCTGGGGGGCTTGGACAGTTGATGGTCCTAAAGTCATGTGGAGAGGTAAATTGAAGAGGTACATTTTCATAAACTCAGCATAACTACCATTTCTTGCTTTCTCAAATGTCAACCAAAGCTTAACATACTTTGTATATTGGGCTTCGCGTCAGTGCTTTCAGTGGTCGACCATCCAACTGCTCCAACTGGAAAAGATTGTTGGCCTCTGTCACatcttctcctgctcctcccctccggcgtaCGACGTCGCcagaatactaaccaccggtcctgggattcatcattatgcacacctggcacTCATCATTACGCGCTCCTGTTAATCATtgtgattcacacctggactcaGGTGTCCACGTCTGCCTGGATAACCTTCTCTGGGAGCATTGGCATTCTCATCGCTTCTCTTCCTCCTTTGGCGAGTACTCAggatcagagcctgaacccatggaggtaggggtCACACGCTTTTCCACGGCGGAACGACGCAGACGGATACAGCTGGGGCTATGTCTGTATTGTGGGCAAGAAGGGCATAAGCTCCAGTGGTGTCCGGTACTTCGGGATCCACTAGAGCAGAGGTACGGTCAGGTGATGTTCCATCCCTTGGACCAGGAGTGAGGAATCCAGATTCAGCTCTTCTGCTAAACTTTTCGGAGTTATTACTCTGGCTGACTGTCCCTCATGTACTGTCTACAGCTTAAGTGAATTCCGGCTCCGCAGATAACTTTATGGATCAGACCCTTGCctctgtcacgacttcgaccgaggcaggctctccttcccgttcgggtggcgttcggcggtcgtcgtcaccggcctattagctgccactgatccttttctccccatc
Proteins encoded:
- the LOC129858204 gene encoding cyclin-dependent kinase 1-like, giving the protein MARPGTMEDYVKIEKIGEGTYGVVYKGRHKSTGQIVAMKKIRLESEEEGVPSTAVREISLLKELAHPNVVRLLDVLMQESRLYLIFEFLSMDLKKYLDSIPSGQYMDPMLVKSYLYQILEGILFCHCRRVLHRDLKPQNLLIDNKGVIKLADFGLARAFGVPVRVYTHEVVTLWYRAPEVLLGAARYSTPVDVWSIGTIFAELATKKPLFHGDSEIDQLFRIFRALGTPNNDIWPEVESLPDYKNTFPKWKSGNLSSMVKNLDKNGIDLLAKTLIYDPPKRISARQAMSHPYFDDLDKTTLPASTVTM